Within Mucilaginibacter inviolabilis, the genomic segment CGGGTTTAAGATAGCCGCAGTGATCTGGTTAGTAAAACATACCACTTTGATATCATTAGGGATGTTCAGCTTCAATTCCTCACAAGCCAGGTAGGTGGTTGTTGCCAAATGTTCAACCGTGGCAATAATGCCATCGGGTTTTATTTTGGCGATGTGCTCTTTTAAAAAAGCAATGTTTTCCTGGTTGTACTTATTGGAACAGCTGATCACGTTTTGTTCCTGGTGTTTGATTTGATGCTCAGTAAGCGCCTTTTTGTAACCTCCTTCACGGGCCTGTAAAATAGAGGGGTAACCTTCGATGGTAACCAGTGAAATATTTTTACAACCCCTTTCAAGCAGGTGTTTGGTAGCCATGTAGGCGCTGTTAAAGTCGTCAGTTTTAATCTTGGCTGTAGGGATATCTTCACAAACCCGGTCGAAAAAAACGACAGGCACGCCAGCTTGTTGCAGGTCTTGTATATGTCTTATATCCTTGGTATTGCTGGCTACGGACATTAATACGCCATCCACACGGCCGCTGCTCAGGTCGGCAAACATTTGTGCTTCACGCTCGTAACTATCGTGGGTTAAATAGATGAGCGCATGATATTTTTCCTGCCCAACAATACTTTCAATGCCATTGATAGCCTGGCTAAAAAAGCTATCAGCGATCTCGGGTATGATAATAGCGATAGTATTACTTGATCGTTTCCGGAGGCTGCTGGCGTAAGGATTGGGTACATAGTGCAGCAATTTGGCGGTTTCTATAACCCTTTGTTTAGTTTCCTCACCAATGTCATGACTGTCCCTGAGTGCCTTTGATATAGTTGCAATAGATACATTTAACACTTTAGCTAGTGTTTTCATGTTTACTTTATTACTTTTTGCTTCGGCCATCGGGGTATTGGTATTTCGGAATTTTAACTATCTGTTAACTGATTTTTATCGCTAAACTATAAAAAAGTTTAGCAAGGTAATAAAATAGCGCTTAAAATATATGACGATAATACAGCTGTCAGTGATACAGTTTAAGTAAACGTTTAAGCAAATAAATACGGCATTTTTGATAAATCTGATTCTAAAAATGGACAAATTTGTATAACACAGCTATAAAAACCAGCTATAAAGGATTGTTTACCAATTATATTTCCTTTTAAATTATAACATCATGAGCAAGATAATCGGAACGCCTGAACAGGGGCCGCTAAATTCCATAGAAGAATGGGAAGATGATTTATTAGTTCGTTACCCCGATGCCGATGCCATAGCCGCCGGCAGGGATACGCAAGCATATCGTGACTACGAAGCTACCACAAAAGATAGTGTACGGGAGTTTTATCGCTTACAGCACATCAATCAAACCTATGAGTTTGTGTTGCAGAAAAAGCAGCAATACCTGGCGTTTGATAAACAAGAAATGACAGTTTGGGAAGCCTTTGATTTTTTAAATCAACTGGTTGACGACTCCGATCCGGATACCGATCTGGATCAGTTACAACACTTGCTGCAAACGTCAGAAGCTATCCGTGCAGATGGCCGCCCGGATTGGATGGTACTCACCGGCTTATTCCATGACCTGGGTAAAGTATTATGCCTTTTTGGCGAACCTCAATGGGCAGTGGTAGGCGATAGCTATCCGGTAGGATGCGCTTTTTCTGATAAGATCGTATACGCTCAGTATTTTGATCAGAATCCTGATTATCACGACCCTCGTTACAATACCAAATATGGTGTTTATGAACCAAATTGCGGTTTGGAGAACGTGCACATGACCTGGGGGCACGATGAGTACATTTACCATATCATGAAGCCTTATTTGCCAGAACAGGCCTTGTACATGCTTCGTTACCACTCATTTTATCCGCAGCACAGGGAAAATGCTTACAGTCATTTAATGACCCCACATGATCACCAGTTATTTAAATCGGTTGATCTGTTTAACCCATATGATCTTTATTCCAAGAGCCCCGTGCCACCGGATTGGAAAAAACTGCGCCCGTACTATGAAGATCTGGTTGCCAAATACTTACCGGCAACGCTGAAATTCTAACCGGGTTTTCTACAAATACCCCATTAGCATAACCGCTGGTGACATTATATCACCGGCGGTTATGTCAAATCATTTTATTTCATAGATTTGAAAAATTGAACCGGCCAAAAATTACCGGCCTAAATATCCTATTGCAAAAAAACTCATGCTGAAACACATTTCTACGGCCGATCTGTTGGTCTTTTTCTTCTATTTTATCATAGTTGCCAGTTACGGATACTACATTTATAATCGCCGTAAAAAAGAAACCAATAATAGCTCACACAGCTTTTTCCTGGCCGAAGGATCACTTACCTGGTGGGCCATAGGTGCCT encodes:
- a CDS encoding inositol oxygenase family protein is translated as MSKIIGTPEQGPLNSIEEWEDDLLVRYPDADAIAAGRDTQAYRDYEATTKDSVREFYRLQHINQTYEFVLQKKQQYLAFDKQEMTVWEAFDFLNQLVDDSDPDTDLDQLQHLLQTSEAIRADGRPDWMVLTGLFHDLGKVLCLFGEPQWAVVGDSYPVGCAFSDKIVYAQYFDQNPDYHDPRYNTKYGVYEPNCGLENVHMTWGHDEYIYHIMKPYLPEQALYMLRYHSFYPQHRENAYSHLMTPHDHQLFKSVDLFNPYDLYSKSPVPPDWKKLRPYYEDLVAKYLPATLKF
- a CDS encoding LacI family DNA-binding transcriptional regulator, which codes for MAEAKSNKVNMKTLAKVLNVSIATISKALRDSHDIGEETKQRVIETAKLLHYVPNPYASSLRKRSSNTIAIIIPEIADSFFSQAINGIESIVGQEKYHALIYLTHDSYEREAQMFADLSSGRVDGVLMSVASNTKDIRHIQDLQQAGVPVVFFDRVCEDIPTAKIKTDDFNSAYMATKHLLERGCKNISLVTIEGYPSILQAREGGYKKALTEHQIKHQEQNVISCSNKYNQENIAFLKEHIAKIKPDGIIATVEHLATTTYLACEELKLNIPNDIKVVCFTNQITAAILNPPLTTVLQPAYDMGRKAAELLFGHLAGKPIQLEKENITLPSKLVVRDSTRAAD